In Luteibacter mycovicinus, a genomic segment contains:
- a CDS encoding peroxiredoxin, whose amino-acid sequence MLTIGDKFPEFNLLAVDGGPLANKIEDAFTTISDKSYEGKWKLVFFYPKDFTFVCPTEIKGFSDLNEKFADRDCQILAVSTDSEFVHRAWRMDHADLKDLTFPMLADIKKDLTSALGILTSDGVAQRATFLVDPNNEIQFAYVTAGSVGRNPDEVLRVLDALQTDELCACNWKSGDETLKVA is encoded by the coding sequence ATGCTGACCATTGGCGATAAGTTCCCCGAGTTCAACCTGCTGGCTGTCGACGGCGGCCCGCTTGCCAACAAGATCGAAGACGCGTTCACGACCATCTCGGACAAGTCGTACGAGGGCAAGTGGAAGCTCGTGTTCTTCTACCCGAAGGACTTCACCTTCGTCTGCCCGACCGAAATCAAGGGTTTCAGCGACCTCAACGAGAAGTTCGCCGACCGTGACTGCCAGATCCTGGCCGTGTCGACCGACTCCGAGTTCGTCCACCGCGCCTGGCGCATGGACCACGCCGATCTTAAGGACCTGACGTTCCCGATGCTGGCGGACATCAAGAAGGACCTGACCTCGGCCCTCGGCATCCTGACCTCGGACGGCGTCGCCCAGCGCGCCACGTTCCTCGTCGATCCGAACAACGAGATCCAGTTCGCCTACGTCACCGCCGGCTCGGTCGGTCGTAACCCGGACGAAGTGCTGCGCGTCCTCGACGCCCTGCAGACCGACGAACTGTGCGCCTGCAACTGGAAGTCCGGCGACGAGACCCTCAAGGTCGCCTGA
- a CDS encoding nucleoside deaminase encodes MLYAQVHLTLPAWVHEAVDTSVTYAGDEAKVGLAIELSSRNVDLATGGPFGAAVFDANDRIVSVGVNRVVPHSCSVAHAEMMAYMTAQQRMQRFRLNEDGSRFVLATSSQPCCQCYGATVWAGVDELLIGARSADVEELTPFDEGPLPADWIGELERRGIAVRRDIRRDDARDVLRRYGESGVAY; translated from the coding sequence ATGCTGTACGCACAGGTCCATCTCACGCTGCCCGCCTGGGTCCACGAAGCGGTCGACACGTCGGTGACGTACGCCGGTGACGAGGCCAAGGTCGGCCTCGCCATCGAGCTGTCGTCGCGTAACGTCGATCTCGCCACGGGCGGCCCGTTCGGTGCCGCGGTGTTCGATGCCAACGACCGGATCGTCTCCGTCGGCGTCAACCGGGTCGTGCCGCATAGCTGCTCCGTCGCGCACGCGGAAATGATGGCGTACATGACGGCCCAGCAGCGCATGCAGCGTTTCCGCCTCAACGAGGACGGCTCACGCTTCGTGCTCGCCACCAGTTCGCAGCCCTGCTGCCAGTGCTACGGCGCCACCGTGTGGGCGGGCGTCGACGAGTTGCTGATCGGTGCCCGATCGGCGGACGTCGAGGAACTCACGCCGTTCGACGAAGGTCCCCTGCCCGCCGACTGGATCGGTGAACTCGAGCGTCGCGGCATCGCCGTGCGCCGGGACATCCGCCGCGACGACGCTCGCGACGTCCTGCGCCGTTATGGCGAATCCGGCGTCGCCTACTGA
- a CDS encoding M1 family metallopeptidase, translating into MRRLVRPLVLTALAACCGAALAAGTDAAPPTGHLPTWAQPESYKLSFKVDPRQEDYAGSSTIRIKLTQPSDFVWLHGKELKVSRVTVTDAAGKKHTGKYTVAAEKEGVARVDLGAKLEGEITLAIEFTAPLNKQLQGLYKVSHEGVPYAMTQMEPVSARYAFPGFDEPSFKVPFDISLTIPSDEQGVANTAQIKEEKAGAGWKTLTFSTTKPLPTYLVAFAVGPWDVVKGPDISPTQYRTTATPLRGIAAKGEGHRMEHVLGETSSIIHTLEDYYGFGYPYDKLDLLAAPDFSAGAMENAGLVTFRDWLLLIDPDSAAQYVRGSFNVNAHELAHQWTGDTVTMAWWDDLWLNEAFATWMQQKVTTKVHPEYRADLDRVRGAEGAMNNDSLVSARKIRQPITGNGDIETAFDGITYQKGAAVLGMFEGYVTDPVFQKGMRAYIQKHKFANATADDLIDAIAEAAGQGDAFKKAFRSFLDQSGVPYVTTEVKVEGGKTVLHLAQSRYLPLGSTGDASRVWGVPMCVRYGTTGGANKVKCELLDQATGTMVLDGATKNTWVLPNADGRGYYRFAQSKADLAALTKVVGTLSDAEQLAYADAVRAAFQHGDLDAGDVLAAMKPLTASKTREVFTAPLMTFSWIFNNEASTDAQRAHLRKWAIDAYLPKVQSLGFRKKPGEPDNDTLTRSALVGFLGDDDIAEKSVRAELLKQGDAALKSKDGHLDLEAADPDLLADALGVAVQERGAPAIDALIAEIPKTSDPAKRNAMLSALASTKDPVLANKARDFSLGKDVKVGEMASILRGGRATEATRNDLWKWFTANYDKIVARTGSFAGGRLPEMAAGGSCSKEEADRLDVFFKPRLGQVSGAERGLAQTSEQTLLCAALKAKQDPKTITR; encoded by the coding sequence ATGCGTCGTCTCGTCCGTCCTCTCGTTCTCACCGCGCTCGCCGCCTGCTGTGGCGCCGCGCTCGCCGCCGGCACGGACGCCGCGCCGCCCACCGGCCATCTTCCCACCTGGGCCCAGCCTGAAAGCTACAAGCTCTCCTTCAAGGTCGACCCCAGGCAGGAAGACTATGCCGGTTCGTCGACCATCAGGATCAAGCTGACGCAGCCGTCGGACTTCGTCTGGCTGCACGGCAAAGAGCTGAAGGTCTCCAGGGTCACCGTCACCGACGCCGCCGGCAAGAAGCACACGGGCAAATACACCGTGGCCGCGGAGAAGGAAGGTGTCGCCCGTGTGGATCTCGGTGCGAAGCTCGAAGGCGAGATCACCCTCGCCATCGAATTCACCGCGCCGCTCAACAAGCAGCTGCAGGGCCTGTACAAGGTCTCGCACGAAGGTGTGCCGTACGCGATGACGCAGATGGAGCCGGTCTCCGCGCGCTACGCGTTCCCCGGTTTCGACGAGCCCTCGTTCAAGGTGCCGTTCGACATCAGCCTGACCATCCCCTCCGACGAACAGGGCGTCGCCAATACCGCCCAGATCAAGGAAGAAAAAGCCGGCGCCGGCTGGAAGACGCTGACCTTCTCCACCACCAAGCCGCTGCCGACGTACCTCGTCGCGTTCGCCGTCGGTCCGTGGGATGTGGTCAAGGGCCCGGACATCTCGCCGACCCAGTACCGCACCACCGCCACCCCGCTGCGCGGCATCGCCGCCAAGGGCGAGGGCCACCGCATGGAGCACGTGCTGGGCGAGACCAGCTCGATCATCCACACGCTCGAGGATTACTACGGTTTCGGCTACCCGTACGACAAGCTCGACCTGCTGGCCGCACCGGACTTCAGTGCGGGCGCGATGGAGAACGCCGGGCTGGTCACGTTCCGCGACTGGCTGCTGCTGATCGATCCGGATTCCGCCGCTCAGTACGTACGCGGTTCGTTCAACGTCAACGCGCACGAGCTGGCCCATCAGTGGACCGGCGACACCGTGACCATGGCCTGGTGGGACGACCTCTGGCTCAACGAGGCCTTCGCCACGTGGATGCAGCAGAAGGTCACGACCAAGGTGCACCCGGAATACCGCGCCGACCTCGATCGCGTGCGTGGTGCCGAGGGCGCGATGAACAACGACAGCCTGGTCAGCGCGCGAAAGATCCGTCAGCCGATCACCGGCAATGGCGACATCGAGACCGCGTTCGACGGTATCACCTACCAGAAGGGTGCGGCCGTACTCGGCATGTTCGAAGGTTATGTCACCGACCCGGTCTTCCAGAAGGGCATGCGTGCCTATATCCAGAAGCACAAGTTCGCCAACGCCACGGCCGACGATCTGATCGATGCCATCGCCGAGGCGGCCGGTCAGGGCGATGCGTTCAAGAAGGCCTTCCGTAGCTTCCTCGACCAGTCCGGCGTGCCGTATGTCACGACGGAAGTGAAGGTCGAAGGCGGCAAGACCGTGTTGCATCTGGCGCAGAGCCGTTACCTGCCGCTCGGCAGCACCGGCGACGCGAGCCGCGTCTGGGGCGTGCCGATGTGCGTCCGTTACGGCACCACGGGTGGTGCGAACAAGGTCAAGTGCGAACTGCTCGACCAGGCCACCGGCACGATGGTGCTCGATGGCGCGACGAAGAACACGTGGGTGCTGCCCAATGCCGACGGTCGCGGCTATTACCGCTTTGCCCAGAGCAAGGCCGATCTCGCCGCGCTGACCAAGGTAGTCGGTACGCTGAGCGACGCCGAGCAGCTGGCCTATGCGGATGCCGTCCGTGCGGCGTTCCAGCACGGCGATCTCGATGCCGGCGACGTCCTTGCCGCCATGAAGCCGCTGACCGCGTCGAAGACTCGCGAGGTGTTCACCGCACCGCTGATGACGTTCAGCTGGATATTCAACAACGAAGCGTCGACGGACGCGCAGCGTGCGCATCTGCGCAAGTGGGCGATCGACGCCTACCTGCCGAAGGTGCAGAGCCTCGGCTTCCGCAAGAAGCCCGGCGAGCCCGACAACGACACGCTCACCCGTTCCGCGTTGGTCGGCTTCCTGGGCGACGACGACATCGCCGAGAAGTCGGTGCGTGCCGAACTGCTCAAGCAGGGCGATGCGGCTCTGAAGAGCAAGGACGGTCATCTCGATCTCGAAGCGGCTGACCCCGACCTGCTGGCCGATGCCCTCGGCGTGGCGGTGCAGGAGCGTGGCGCTCCCGCGATCGACGCGCTGATCGCCGAGATCCCGAAGACGTCGGACCCGGCCAAGCGCAATGCGATGCTGTCCGCGCTCGCGTCGACCAAGGATCCCGTGCTGGCCAACAAGGCACGTGACTTCTCGCTCGGCAAGGACGTCAAGGTCGGTGAGATGGCGTCCATCCTTCGTGGCGGTCGCGCCACGGAAGCGACCCGTAACGATCTGTGGAAGTGGTTCACCGCGAACTACGACAAGATCGTCGCCCGCACGGGCAGCTTCGCCGGCGGCAGGCTGCCGGAGATGGCAGCCGGTGGCAGCTGCTCGAAGGAGGAAGCCGACCGTCTGGACGTGTTCTTCAAGCCGCGTCTGGGTCAGGTCAGCGGCGCGGAGCGTGGTCTGGCGCAGACCAGCGAGCAGACGCTGCTCTGCGCGGCGTTGAAGGCCAAGCAGGACCCGAAGACGATCACGCGCTGA
- a CDS encoding DUF4879 domain-containing protein, with product MKADVLAAAAFFMLSTQAFAQGNNLSRAFVSSVTSSKGGFEDTSGRSSTTRDHGGTSMLIRTDDIGYGKHAQARLLGSPLREVQTHALCKVNGRTAPCNGRGTVIGYRRTWEASGREGGNFEYMVIPNGVGAPVRVSFQIR from the coding sequence ATGAAAGCAGACGTGCTCGCTGCAGCAGCCTTTTTTATGTTATCGACGCAAGCCTTCGCACAAGGAAACAATCTCTCCCGCGCTTTCGTATCATCCGTCACCTCGAGTAAGGGAGGCTTCGAAGACACGTCGGGAAGATCGTCGACCACCCGTGATCACGGAGGAACGTCGATGCTCATCAGAACGGATGACATAGGTTACGGGAAACACGCTCAAGCGCGATTGCTGGGCAGTCCCTTGCGTGAGGTTCAGACGCATGCGTTGTGCAAGGTCAACGGACGAACGGCGCCCTGCAACGGCCGTGGCACCGTCATTGGCTACCGCCGTACCTGGGAGGCAAGTGGCCGGGAAGGTGGGAACTTCGAGTACATGGTGATACCGAACGGCGTCGGCGCACCTGTGCGCGTGAGCTTCCAGATTCGCTGA
- a CDS encoding adenine phosphoribosyltransferase translates to MSFISHLVRDVPDFPRPGIMFKDITPLLADATAFAACIDALCEPWRGQGIGAVCGIESRGFIFGAAMARALDAGFVPIRKAGKLPPPVVGLDYGLEYGLDRLEIGTQALSPGEKVIVVDDVLATGGTLEAARRLVERLGAEVRGASVVIELAGLNGRARWVSDAPLHALIGS, encoded by the coding sequence ATGTCGTTCATTTCCCACCTCGTCCGGGACGTCCCGGATTTTCCGCGTCCCGGCATCATGTTCAAGGACATCACGCCGCTGCTGGCCGACGCCACCGCCTTCGCCGCGTGCATCGACGCGCTCTGTGAACCCTGGCGTGGCCAGGGCATCGGCGCTGTCTGCGGCATCGAATCGCGCGGCTTCATTTTCGGCGCCGCCATGGCCCGCGCACTGGATGCCGGCTTCGTCCCCATCCGCAAGGCCGGCAAGCTGCCGCCGCCGGTGGTGGGTCTCGACTACGGCCTCGAATACGGACTGGATCGCCTGGAAATCGGTACGCAGGCCTTATCGCCGGGCGAGAAGGTCATCGTGGTGGACGACGTGCTGGCGACGGGTGGCACCCTGGAGGCCGCGCGTCGGCTGGTCGAGCGGCTTGGCGCCGAAGTGCGGGGCGCCAGCGTCGTCATCGAACTGGCAGGCCTGAACGGTCGGGCCAGATGGGTAAGCGACGCCCCTTTGCATGCCCTGATCGGGTCCTGA
- a CDS encoding glutamine--tRNA ligase/YqeY domain fusion protein, with protein MSTETPVLQQNFIRQIVRDDLASGKHAAIRTRFPPEPNGYLHLGHAKSICLNFGLATDYTGVCNLRFDDTNPSKEDVEYVEAIQRDVRWLGFEWAELRHASDYFEVFYRSALKLIRKGVAYVDDLSADEVREYRGTLTEPGRNSPFRDRSIEENLDLFQRMRAGEFADGSKTLRAKIDMASGNINLRDPALYRVRKVHHQNTGDAWPIYPMYDFAHSLSDALEGITHSLCTLEFEDHRPLYDWCVDHVDLANDAALWQPLVDAGLPTSPSKPRQIEFSRGNLNYTVMSKRKLITLVTENLVDGWDDPRLPTIAGVRRRGFTPAGIRLFWERIGVSKQNSTIDMSVLEGAVREDLDVTAARRLAVIDPVKLVITNLDAAHAESLTFPNHPKDESFGSRSVPFSRELWIEREDFAEVPPKGFHRLKPDGEVRLRGVGIVRCDEMIKDADGTITELRCTLDLESRTGMPGADRKVKGTIHWVSARDAVPAVVRLYDRLFDVTDPDDDSDGKTYKDHINPNSRRIVHAYVEPAAAAAAREDRVQFERLGFFVADMHDHTHDAPVFNRIVTLRDSWAKQA; from the coding sequence ATGTCGACCGAAACGCCCGTCCTGCAGCAGAACTTCATCCGCCAGATCGTCCGCGACGACCTGGCATCCGGCAAGCACGCGGCTATCCGCACGCGCTTCCCGCCGGAGCCCAATGGCTATCTGCACCTGGGTCACGCGAAGTCGATCTGCCTGAACTTCGGCCTCGCCACCGACTACACGGGCGTCTGCAACCTGCGCTTCGACGACACCAACCCCTCCAAGGAGGACGTCGAGTACGTCGAGGCCATCCAGCGCGACGTCAGGTGGCTCGGTTTCGAGTGGGCCGAACTGCGTCACGCCTCGGACTACTTCGAGGTGTTCTACCGTTCGGCGCTGAAGCTGATTCGCAAGGGAGTCGCCTACGTCGATGACCTTTCCGCGGACGAAGTGCGCGAATACCGCGGCACCCTCACCGAGCCCGGGCGCAACTCGCCGTTCCGCGACCGCTCCATCGAGGAAAACCTCGATCTGTTCCAGCGCATGCGCGCCGGTGAATTCGCCGACGGCAGCAAGACGCTGCGCGCGAAGATCGACATGGCCTCGGGCAACATCAACCTGCGCGACCCGGCGCTCTACCGCGTGCGCAAGGTGCACCACCAGAATACCGGTGACGCGTGGCCGATCTACCCGATGTACGACTTCGCGCATTCGTTGTCGGACGCGCTCGAAGGCATCACGCATTCGCTGTGCACGCTGGAATTCGAAGACCATCGTCCGCTGTACGACTGGTGCGTCGACCACGTCGATCTGGCCAACGATGCGGCGCTCTGGCAGCCGCTGGTCGACGCCGGTCTGCCGACGAGCCCGAGCAAGCCGCGCCAGATCGAGTTCTCCCGTGGCAATCTGAATTACACGGTGATGAGCAAGCGCAAGCTGATCACGCTGGTGACCGAGAATCTGGTGGACGGCTGGGACGATCCACGCCTGCCGACCATCGCGGGCGTGCGTCGCCGCGGCTTTACGCCTGCCGGTATCCGCCTGTTCTGGGAACGCATCGGCGTGAGCAAGCAGAACAGCACGATCGACATGAGCGTGCTTGAAGGCGCCGTGCGTGAAGACCTCGACGTGACCGCGGCGCGTCGCCTGGCCGTGATCGATCCGGTCAAGCTCGTCATCACCAACCTCGATGCCGCGCATGCGGAATCGCTCACCTTCCCGAATCATCCGAAGGACGAATCGTTCGGCAGCCGCAGCGTGCCGTTTTCGCGCGAGCTGTGGATCGAGCGCGAGGATTTCGCTGAAGTCCCGCCCAAGGGATTCCATCGTCTGAAGCCCGACGGCGAAGTGCGCCTGCGTGGCGTCGGTATCGTCCGTTGCGACGAAATGATCAAGGACGCGGACGGCACCATCACCGAACTGCGCTGCACGCTCGATCTCGAGTCGCGCACCGGCATGCCGGGTGCGGATCGCAAGGTCAAGGGCACGATCCACTGGGTGAGCGCGCGCGATGCCGTCCCGGCCGTCGTGCGCCTGTACGACCGCCTGTTCGATGTCACCGATCCGGACGACGACAGCGACGGCAAGACGTACAAGGACCACATCAACCCGAACTCGCGTCGGATCGTGCATGCCTACGTCGAACCCGCGGCCGCCGCTGCCGCGCGGGAGGACCGCGTGCAGTTCGAACGGCTGGGTTTCTTCGTGGCCGATATGCACGACCACACGCACGACGCGCCGGTATTCAACCGGATCGTCACCCTGCGCGATTCGTGGGCGAAGCAGGCCTGA
- a CDS encoding TVP38/TMEM64 family protein, translating to MKRWRAALPLALMVLAGVIALASGALDRLHPSHLLAEEGTLRASIAVHPVLSRVSYAVLLTLAIATGVPGTIVIVLAGGLLFGIAEGSALSSLALVAGSLLLYAASRHAFGHGGRQPPDLARRVREGYARRPVSYTFALRFVPVVPLGAMTVVLAWLRCPLWLFIAATWLGGTVSLVIESAIGAGLASTLGGDAPFSLIDPRILLPLCAFLVVSLLPLAARSVRTRLRRD from the coding sequence GTGAAACGCTGGCGCGCCGCCCTGCCTCTCGCCCTGATGGTGCTGGCCGGCGTCATCGCGCTCGCCAGTGGCGCACTGGACCGCCTTCACCCCAGTCACCTGCTGGCGGAGGAAGGCACGCTGCGCGCGAGCATCGCCGTCCATCCCGTGCTCTCCCGTGTGTCGTATGCCGTGCTGCTGACGCTGGCCATCGCGACCGGCGTGCCCGGTACGATCGTCATCGTTCTGGCCGGCGGACTGCTCTTCGGCATCGCCGAGGGCAGTGCCCTGTCTTCGCTGGCCCTGGTGGCCGGCTCCCTGCTTCTCTATGCCGCCAGCCGGCATGCCTTCGGTCACGGAGGGCGCCAGCCGCCCGATCTGGCACGGCGCGTTCGCGAGGGCTATGCGCGGCGACCGGTCAGTTACACGTTCGCCCTGCGCTTCGTTCCCGTCGTGCCACTGGGCGCCATGACCGTCGTGCTGGCCTGGCTCCGCTGCCCCCTGTGGCTGTTCATCGCCGCCACCTGGCTGGGCGGCACCGTGTCGCTCGTGATCGAGAGCGCGATCGGTGCCGGCCTGGCCTCCACGCTGGGCGGGGATGCGCCTTTCAGTCTGATCGACCCCCGCATCCTGCTGCCGCTGTGCGCCTTTCTGGTCGTCAGCCTGCTGCCGCTGGCGGCTCGCTCCGTCCGGACACGCCTTCGCCGCGACTGA
- a CDS encoding DUF2007 domain-containing protein gives MRIAYHAETLIDAHLVKDALEHAGIPAFIAGEFLTGAVGQLPARDFVAVMVPDAATEAAGSIVRAIDRQLVEARASVAADDDLDDSVILPA, from the coding sequence ATGCGCATCGCTTACCACGCCGAGACCCTGATCGACGCCCACCTCGTGAAGGACGCGCTCGAGCACGCGGGTATACCGGCGTTCATCGCGGGCGAGTTCCTCACCGGGGCGGTGGGTCAGCTCCCGGCGCGCGATTTCGTCGCCGTCATGGTGCCCGACGCGGCGACCGAGGCCGCCGGGAGCATCGTTCGCGCGATCGACAGGCAGCTCGTGGAAGCTCGCGCCAGCGTGGCCGCCGACGACGATCTCGACGACAGCGTTATCCTGCCGGCCTGA
- a CDS encoding carboxymuconolactone decarboxylase family protein, with the protein MSIADLRSQLPEYAKDLKLNLDSVLSEAGAPGLSLAQISMVALGAAFSTRYKPLTEAVASFAAEHASAEQLTAAKGSAAIMGMNNIYYRFQHLVSHPEYATIPAKLRMNVIGAYKGDAKNDFELVSLAVSAVNGCGMCIDSHDKVLRDGGVSVQAIQSAVRIASVIHAVGVVLEQAEAAG; encoded by the coding sequence ATGAGCATTGCCGATCTTCGCAGCCAGCTTCCCGAGTACGCCAAGGACCTCAAGCTCAATCTCGACTCCGTGTTGAGCGAAGCGGGCGCCCCGGGCCTCAGTCTCGCCCAGATCTCCATGGTCGCCCTCGGCGCCGCGTTCTCGACGCGCTACAAGCCGCTGACCGAAGCCGTCGCGTCGTTCGCCGCCGAGCACGCGTCGGCCGAGCAGCTGACCGCCGCCAAGGGTTCGGCCGCGATCATGGGCATGAACAACATCTATTACCGCTTCCAGCATCTGGTCAGCCACCCGGAATACGCGACCATCCCGGCGAAGCTGCGCATGAACGTCATCGGTGCGTACAAGGGCGATGCGAAGAACGACTTCGAGCTCGTCTCGCTGGCGGTGTCGGCCGTCAACGGCTGCGGCATGTGCATCGATTCGCACGACAAGGTGCTGCGCGACGGTGGCGTTTCCGTTCAGGCGATTCAGAGCGCGGTGCGTATCGCGTCGGTGATTCACGCCGTGGGCGTGGTGCTCGAGCAGGCGGAAGCCGCCGGCTGA
- the oxyR gene encoding DNA-binding transcriptional regulator OxyR produces the protein MNLRDLQYLVALAEYRHFGRAAEASFVSQPTLSTQIRKLEDELGVALVERTPRKVLLTETGGEIARRARGVLSQIDEIKSIAQRTRDPESGTIRLGIFPTLGPYLLPHVIPQLRARFPRLELLLREEKTEQVLHMLREGTLDAGILALPVHDDSLHVEFLFEEPFVLAVPSGHALAGRGALRMDDLSDQNLLLLEDGHCLRDQALEVCHLAGAGEKTGFRATSLETLRQMVSANVGITLLPALAVQAPVAQSPNVDLIAFEAPAPSRRIAMLWRKSSAMTPFFEALAGIVRDLPADLFHPRGTGARQPDGHPAVASPSL, from the coding sequence ATGAACCTGCGAGACCTTCAATATCTCGTCGCCCTCGCCGAGTACCGCCATTTTGGCCGGGCGGCGGAGGCTAGCTTCGTCAGCCAGCCCACGCTGTCCACCCAGATCCGCAAGCTGGAAGACGAGCTGGGCGTGGCGCTGGTCGAGCGCACCCCCCGAAAAGTGCTGCTTACGGAGACCGGCGGTGAAATCGCCCGCCGCGCGCGCGGCGTGCTGTCGCAGATCGATGAGATCAAGTCCATCGCCCAGCGAACCCGCGACCCGGAGTCGGGCACGATCCGCCTGGGCATCTTCCCGACTCTCGGCCCTTATCTGCTTCCGCACGTGATTCCGCAGCTACGGGCGCGTTTCCCGCGACTCGAACTTCTCCTGCGTGAGGAAAAGACCGAGCAGGTGCTGCACATGCTGCGCGAGGGCACCCTCGACGCCGGGATCCTCGCCCTGCCCGTTCACGACGACTCCCTGCACGTCGAGTTCCTCTTCGAGGAACCCTTCGTGCTTGCCGTGCCCAGCGGGCATGCGCTGGCCGGGCGCGGCGCCCTGCGCATGGACGATCTCTCCGATCAGAACCTGCTGCTGCTGGAGGACGGGCATTGCCTGCGCGATCAGGCGCTGGAGGTATGCCACCTCGCGGGCGCGGGCGAGAAAACCGGCTTCCGCGCGACCAGTCTGGAAACGCTTCGCCAGATGGTGTCCGCCAACGTCGGCATCACGTTGCTCCCGGCGCTTGCCGTGCAGGCGCCGGTCGCCCAGTCGCCGAACGTCGACCTGATCGCCTTCGAGGCGCCCGCGCCGAGCCGCCGGATCGCCATGCTGTGGCGCAAGAGTTCGGCCATGACGCCGTTCTTCGAAGCGCTGGCGGGGATCGTCCGCGACCTGCCCGCCGACCTCTTTCATCCGCGAGGGACGGGGGCGCGTCAACCGGACGGCCACCCGGCCGTTGCCTCTCCATCTCTCTGA